A region of uncultured Draconibacterium sp. DNA encodes the following proteins:
- the mgrA gene encoding L-glyceraldehyde 3-phosphate reductase, with the protein MTYVPKESRYDEMLYNRCGKWGLKLPAVSLGLWHNFGGIDVFENGRAMLHRAFDLGITHFDLANNYGPPPGSAEENFGKILKQDFSAYRDELIISSKAGYLMWPGPYGEWGSRKYVLASLDQSLKRMGLEYVDIFYSHRPDPDTPLEETMLALDRAVRSGKALYVGISNYPADMAKEASRILKELGTPCLIHQPRYSMFERWVENGLLDVLEDEGIGCIPFSPLAQGLLTNKYLKGIPEGSRATREVFLKKEHVETAHDKIVALNTVAQERGQSLAQMALAWILRDKRITSVLIGASSVKQLDDNVEMLKNRSFSEEELAAIEKILK; encoded by the coding sequence ATGACCTATGTTCCAAAAGAATCGAGATACGATGAAATGCTGTACAACCGTTGTGGTAAATGGGGGCTGAAACTGCCTGCCGTTTCATTGGGTTTATGGCATAACTTTGGCGGCATTGATGTTTTTGAAAATGGCCGGGCCATGTTGCACCGGGCTTTTGATTTGGGTATCACACATTTCGATCTGGCTAATAATTACGGTCCGCCTCCGGGTTCGGCAGAAGAAAATTTTGGTAAGATTTTAAAGCAGGATTTTAGTGCTTACCGCGATGAACTGATCATTTCAAGTAAAGCGGGTTATCTGATGTGGCCCGGGCCTTATGGCGAATGGGGCAGCCGCAAATATGTGCTGGCCAGTCTCGACCAGAGTTTAAAACGAATGGGATTGGAATACGTTGATATTTTTTATTCTCACCGCCCTGATCCCGACACGCCGCTGGAGGAAACAATGTTGGCTTTGGACCGGGCAGTGCGATCGGGAAAAGCCTTGTATGTGGGTATTTCAAATTATCCGGCCGACATGGCCAAAGAAGCATCGCGTATATTGAAAGAACTGGGAACTCCGTGTTTGATTCATCAGCCACGTTATTCGATGTTTGAACGCTGGGTAGAAAACGGACTGCTGGATGTTTTGGAAGACGAAGGAATTGGTTGTATTCCGTTTTCGCCACTTGCGCAAGGTTTGCTAACCAATAAATACCTCAAAGGTATTCCTGAAGGATCGAGAGCAACCCGCGAAGTTTTTCTGAAGAAAGAACATGTTGAAACGGCTCACGACAAAATTGTGGCTTTAAATACTGTCGCACAGGAGCGTGGCCAGTCGTTGGCGCAAATGGCGCTGGCATGGATATTACGCGATAAAAGAATTACTTCGGTGCTGATTGGAGCAAGCTCGGTAAAACAATTGGATGATAATGTGGAAATGCTGAAGAACCGTAGTTTTTCGGAAGAGGAGTTAGCGGCTATCGAAAAGATTTTGAAGTAG
- the pheS gene encoding phenylalanine--tRNA ligase subunit alpha produces the protein MLDKIKALQEEIDAIVASSKEEVEELRIKYISKKGLIGQLFNDFKTVPAEQKKEVGQAINTLKTFALEKINTLKEGFENNGSETSGQDLTMPGEPMKLGTRHPLSLVKNEIIGIFARLGFTVAEGPEIEDDWHVFSALNFPPEHPARDMQDTFFIEKDPDVLLRTHTSSVQIRVMERTEPPIRAIFPGRVFRNEAISARSHCIFHQIEGLYVDENVSFADLKQTLLQFAKELFGEETKIRLRPSYFPFTEPSAEMDVSCSICGGKGCNVCKYTGWLEILGCGMVDPNVLELCNIDSKKYTGFAFGMGIERITMLRYGIKDIRHFFENDVRFLKQFESAT, from the coding sequence AGAAATCGACGCTATTGTAGCTTCAAGCAAGGAAGAGGTAGAGGAGCTGCGCATAAAATACATCAGCAAAAAAGGATTGATCGGCCAATTATTCAACGACTTTAAAACTGTTCCTGCCGAACAGAAAAAGGAAGTTGGACAGGCCATTAATACGCTTAAAACTTTTGCTTTAGAAAAAATTAACACACTAAAAGAAGGTTTTGAGAACAATGGCAGCGAAACTTCCGGACAGGATTTAACCATGCCCGGTGAGCCGATGAAACTGGGAACACGTCATCCGCTTTCGCTGGTAAAAAACGAGATTATCGGAATTTTTGCCCGCCTTGGATTTACCGTTGCCGAAGGGCCTGAGATTGAAGACGACTGGCATGTATTTTCGGCTTTGAATTTTCCGCCGGAACACCCTGCCCGAGATATGCAGGATACTTTCTTTATCGAAAAAGATCCGGATGTGCTTTTGCGTACCCACACTTCAAGTGTTCAGATTCGTGTAATGGAGCGCACCGAGCCGCCTATCCGTGCTATTTTCCCGGGGCGTGTTTTCCGTAACGAAGCAATTTCTGCACGTTCGCATTGTATTTTCCACCAAATTGAAGGTTTGTATGTCGACGAGAATGTTTCGTTTGCCGACCTAAAACAAACGCTGTTACAGTTTGCCAAAGAGTTATTTGGCGAAGAAACAAAAATCCGTTTGCGTCCATCATACTTCCCATTTACCGAGCCAAGTGCCGAAATGGATGTAAGCTGCTCGATTTGTGGAGGCAAAGGATGTAACGTTTGTAAATACACCGGCTGGCTCGAAATTCTGGGCTGCGGAATGGTTGATCCAAATGTATTGGAGCTTTGTAATATCGACAGTAAAAAATACACAGGCTTTGCCTTTGGAATGGGAATAGAACGTATAACAATGTTGCGTTACGGAATTAAAGACATCCGCCATTTCTTCGAAAACGATGTGCGTTTTCTGAAACAATTTGAGTCGGCTACTTAA